The Phaenicophaeus curvirostris isolate KB17595 chromosome 15, BPBGC_Pcur_1.0, whole genome shotgun sequence genome window below encodes:
- the LOC138727289 gene encoding protocadherin alpha-C2-like isoform X3 produces the protein MAAAARRSRGGAVVPGLLLLLGLLGGRAAGGQLRYSVREELPLGAFVGSVAGDLGMDPRRLAARGARLTSGSGRQYLELDLGRGALLVRERMDREALCELSPTCFLNLELVIEQPIEVHNVEVEVQDINDNAPHFPRQDYRLEISESAVPGARFHIESAQDPDVGTNSVQSYQLSPNRHFALDLKGFQSGSKLLELVLQQPLDREQSALQELVLTAVDGGDPPKSGTAQISVRVMDTNDNPPAFDRSTYTVSLLENAPIGTLVVKLNASDPDEGSNGDVIYSFGSYTPQKVRQLFSVDPHSGEVRVNGTLDYEEASSYEIYVQATDQGPVSMAGHCKVLVNIVDANDNVPEVVLTSLYSPVPEDARTGTVVALMSVTDQDSGLNKQVSLRIPPGLPFTLNSFKNSYTLITQGKLDHEKAAAYNITVTATDSGSPPLSSQKVIHVEISDINDNPPRFEEPEYSVYIPENNPIGALLCTIKATDPDVAENAYVSYALLDGEIEGLPVASYVSIKSDSGEMYAVRSFDYERLREFQVVVQAQDAGVPPLSSTATVHIYVVDENDHAPQILYPTSTNTSAALEMLPRSAYAGYLVTKIIAIDGDSGQNAWLFFHLVQTSDPGLFRIELHTGEIRTTRKLGEDSTSFNLTVEVRDNGEPPMSSSVAITVAVVDRVSKIIPDPRRHVRSPSNYSEMTLYLIIALSAISFVFLFTIIGLTVIKCYRYSLYGDSCCAGFCGVRERCPAEMYKQANNNIDARLPYGLKVQPHFIEVRGNGSLTKTYCYKACLTAGSGSDTFMFYNTCGPTGTTGPSAVVTERHLTGQSGQSAQNLIILNNDSITPNEPKHPNPDWRYSASLRAGMQSAVHMEEVGVLRGGPGGPDQQWPTVSSATPEPEAGEVSPPVGAGVNSNSWTFRFGPGNPKQGGPESKKQTQVSFLLRRKGDSSQYSQ, from the exons atGGCGGCGGCTGCTCGGCGGAGCCGCGGCGGGGCGGTGGTGCCgggcctgctgctgctgctggggctgctcggcgggcgggcggcgggcgggcagCTCCGCTACTCGGTGCGGGAGGAGCTGCCGCTCGGCGCCTTCGTGGGCAGCGTGGCGGGCGACCTGGGTATGGATCCGCGGCGGCTGGCGGCGAGGGGAGCGCGGCTGACCTCGGGCAGCGGCCGGCAGTACCTGGAGCTGGACCTGGGCCGTGGGGCGCTGCTGGTGCGGGAGCGCATGGACCGCGAGGCGCTCTGCGAGCTGAGCCCCACCTGCTTCCTCAACCTGGAGCTGGTCATCGAGCAGCCCATCGAGGTGCACAACGTGGAGGTGGAGGTGCAGGACATCAACGACAACGCGCCGCACTTCCCTCGCCAGGATTACCGGCTGGAGATCAGTGAGTCTGCTGTACCCGGGGCCCGCTTCCATATAGAGAGTGCACAGGACCCCGACGTGGGCACCAACTCTGTGCAGAGCTATCAGCTCAGCCCCAACCGCCACTTTGCCCTGGACCTTAAAGGCTTCCAGAGTGGCAGCAAGCTCctggagctggtgctgcagcagccactggATCGGGAGCAGAGTGCCCTGCAGGAGCTGGTGCTCACTGCTGTGGATGGTGGGGATCCCCCCAAGTCTGGTACGGCTCAGATCTCAGTGCGAGTTATGGATACCAATGACAACCCACCTGCCTTTGACCGCTCCACCTATACTGTGAGCCTTCTGGAGAATGCCCCTATTGGCACGCTGGTGGTCAAACTCAATGCCTCAGACCCTGATGAGGGCTCCAATGGGGATGTGATCTACTCTTTTGGCAGCTACACCCCACAGAAGGTGAGGCAACTCTTTAGTGTGGACCCACACTCGGGGGAGGTGCGGGTTAATGGTACTTTGGACTATGAAGAGGCATCCTCCTATGAGATCTATGTGCAAGCCACTGATCAGGGCCCTGTCTCTATGGCTGGGCATTGCAAAGTGCTGGTCAATATTGTGGATGCAAATGATAATGTTCCTGAGGTGGTCCTGACCTCTCTGTACAGCCCAGTGCCAGAGGATGCAAGGACGGGAACTGTGGTGGCCCTGATGAGTGTCACTGACCAGGACTCGGGGCTGAACAAGCAGGTTAGTTTGCGTATTCCCCCAGGCCTCCCTTTCACACTCAACTCCTTCAAGAACTCCTACACCTTGATCACCCAGGGCAAACTGGACCatgagaaagcagcagcataCAACATCACAGTTACGGCTACTGACTCTGGGagccctcctctctcctcccagaaGGTGATCCATGTGGAGATTtctgacataaatgacaatCCTCCACGCTTTGAGGAACCTGAGTACTCTGTTTACATCCCTGAAAACAACCCCATTGGAGCCTTGCTGTGCACTATCAAAGCTACTGACCCAGATGTTGCCGAAAATGCCTATGTATCCTATGCTCTACTAGACGGGGAGATCGAAGGGCTACCTGTTGCCTCCTACGTCTCTATTAAATCAGATAGTGGTGAAATGTATGCTGTTAGGTCCTTTGACTATGAGAGACTAAGGGAGTTCCAGGTGGTTGTCCAGGCTCAGGATGCCGGGGTTCCACCACTGAGCAGCACTGCCACTGTCCACATCTATGTGGTGGATGAGAATGACCATGCTCCACAGATTCTGTATCCTACCTCAACCAACACTTCAGCAGCCCTGGAGATGCTCCCACGCTCAGCATATGCTGGATATTTGGTAACGAAAATTATAGCCATTGATGGAGACTCGGGACAAAATGCCTGGTTGTTCTTCCACCTGGTGCAAACCTCAGATCCAGGTTTGTTCAGGATAGAGCTCCACACTGGGGAGATTAGGACTACTCGCAAACTGGGGGAGGACAGCACATCTTTCAACCTGACAGTGGAGGTGAGAGACAATGGAGAGCCACCGATGTCCTCATCAGTAGCCATCACTGTTGCCGTGGTGGACAGAGTTTCCAAAATCATCCCTGATCCAAGAAGGCATGTTAGAAGTCCGAGCAATTACTCAGAGATGACTCTTTATCTCATTATCGCTTTAAGCGCCATCTCCTTCGTTTTCCTTTTCACAATCATTGGGCTCACTGTTATCAAGTGCTACAGATACAGTCTGTATGGGGACTCCTGCTGTGCAGGGTTCTGTGGGGTCAGAGAACGATGCCCTGCTGAAATGTACAAGCAGGCTAACAACAACATCGATGCTAGGTTGCCCTACGGTTTGAAAGTACAACCCCATTTCATTGAAGTGAGGGGCAATGGGTCTCTCACTAAGACCTACTGCTATAAGGCATGCCTGACTGCAGGATCGGGAAGTGACACTTTTATGttttacaatacctgtggcCCAACAGGAACTACTGGTCCCTCTGCAGTGGTGACTGAGAGGCATCTGACAGGACAGAGTGGGCAGAGTGCACAAAACCTGATCATACTTAACAATGACTCCATTACTCCTAATGAG CCAAAACACCCCAATCCTGACTGGCGCTACTCTGCATCCCTAAGGGCAGGAATGCAAAG